Genomic DNA from uncultured Acetobacterium sp.:
GATACACTCGTTAAACCAGAGGTGGAAATGGAAACACAGGAAATATTAAAAAAAGTAAAAACGGGAGAAATCTCTGTGGAGGAAGCAGAGCTTTTTTTTCGCCGACAGCCCTTTGAAGAAATGGGTTATGCCAAACTGGATACGCATCGAAAGATGCGGTCCGGCTTTGCCGAGGTGATCTTTTGCAGCGGCAAGGCAGATGCGCATTTGCTGAATATATTTGGAAAGCTTTATGAAGAAGATGGAGAGGTGATGGGAACCCAGGCCTCACATCATCAATATGAAATGATCAAAGCAGCTTATCCGGAGGTTGCGTACGACGAAATCTCCCGGATTATCAAAATCGAAAAACCGGGCAAGAAACGGGTCGGAAAAATTGCCGTCTGCTCAGCGGGTACTGCCGATATTCCGGTGGCCGAAGAGGCCGCTCAGACGGCTGAGTATTTTGGCTCTCATGTGGAACGACTTTATGATGTTGGCGTTGCCGGGATTCACCGGATTCTTTCCCAATTGGATGTGATCCAGAGTGCCAACTGTGTGATTGCCGTGGCTGGGATGGAAGGGGCCTTGGCTAGTGTCATTGGCGGATTGGTCGACAAGCCGGTCATCGGGGTGCCCACCTCGGTTGGCTATGGTGCCAGCCTTGGTGGTATTTCAGCGTTGCTGACGATGATCAATTCCTGTGCCAACGGAATCTCGGTGGTTAACATCGACAATGGCTATGGTGCTGGCTACACGGCCACCCAGATTAACCGTTTGGGGGTGCGATCATGAGCCAGACCTTATACCTGGAATGTTACTCGGGCATCAGTGGTGATATGACGGTGGCGGCGCTGCTCGATCTGGGGGCCGATCAGCGAGTGTTGGACAGTGCCCTGAAAAGCCTGCCGATCACCGGGTTTGAGACCATCATCAGCCGGGTGAAAAAGGCGGGGCTGGATGTCTGTGATTTTCAGGTCATTCTGGATCACGACAACCATGACCATGATATGACCTATCTCCATGGTGATCATCACCACCATCATGGCGATGAACAGGGCTATTCTGATAATGTTTCGGAACTGACGCATCACCATGACCATCAGGAAAAAAAGAGTCATTCACATGCTAATCGGGGCCTGTCGGAAATTGTCGAAATCATCAACCAGGCTCAGCTCACCGATCACGCCAAGGAGCTGGCCATTCGGATCTTTTCAATTATTGCCGACGCCGAAGCTAAAGCCCATGGGGTCGGGCGGGAGCGGGTGCATTTTCACGAGGTGGGCGCGGTGGACTCGATTGTGGATATTGTGGCAGTGGCTGTCTGTCTGGACAATCTGGACATCCGGGAGGTGATTGTGCCGGAAGTTTATGAAGGCCGGGGCTTTGTCCGCTGTCAGCATGGCACCATCCCCATTCCTGTACCGACCGTGACCCATATCGCCGCCAGTCATCAGTTGAATTTACATATTACCAGTACGGTCGGGGAGCTGATTACCCCAACCGGGGCGGCGATTGTAGCGGCCATTAAAACCAGCGATCAGTTGCCCAAGCAGTTTGCTATTGAAAAAACTGGCATCGGCGCCGGCAAACGAACCTACGACCGGCCCAGCCTGCTGCGGGCGATGCTGATCACTGATAAAACAAAAAAACAGGACGGTATTTATAAGTTGGAAACCAACATTGATGACTGCGGCGGTGAAATTCTGGGCTTTGTCATGGAGCGGCTGTTTGAAGCTGGTGCAAGAGATGTCCATTATATCCCGGTTTATATGAAGAAAAACCGGCCCGCCTATCTGCTCAATGTGATCTGTACCAAAGCCGATATTGAAACCTTGGAACAGATTATTTTTGAGGAAACTACCACCATCGGAATCAGACGGATTCAGATGGAAAGCATCGGCTTAAAGCGAACCATCAAAAGCATTCCCACCAGTCTGGGGGAAGCCCAGGTCAAGGTTTGCGAGCTGGAATCCGGCAAACGGATTTATCCCGAATATGCCAGTGTGGTTGAACTTTGCGAAAAAAACAAAATGGCTTATCAGGATGCCTACCATATCATCAAAAAAGAGTGTGAAGCGACTGAAGGAATAGGAGAACTCAAACTAGTTGAACTCAATCAGTTTGAGTTGCCATTATCCTCGTGACGAAGGGAGAATATTTATTGGAATATCGAATTTTAGGACGAACTGGAATCAAAGTCAGTGAAATTGGCATCGGCGGCGAAGGCTTTGAGAATCGCAGTTTTGAAGATTGTGAAGCCCTGATTGATTGTGCCATGAAAAACGGCATCAATTTTTTTGATGTTTACAATTCCAATCCTGAGGTCAGAAATAATTTGGGTAAGGCCCTAAGCAAGTATCCACGAGATACCTTTGTCATCGAAGGACATCTTGGTTCAGTTTGGGATGACGGCCAATACCGGCGCAGCCGAAAAATTAAAGAAATTGTTCCGGCCTTTATGGACTTGCTGGCAAGAATGCAGCTGGAATATATCGATGTCGGGATGATCCACTATGTGGATGAAAAAAGCGATTTCGATCAGATTTTTCATGGCGAGATCATTGTCTATGCTCAGGAACTGAAACGACAGGGGCACATCAAAGCCTTGGGTCTATCCACCCATAATCCCGATATTGCCATGATGGCAGTGGATTCGGGACTGATTGATGTGATCTTGTTCAGCATCAATCCGGCCTATGATATGCTGCCGGCCAGTGAAGATGTGAACATTCTCTTTGAAGGCGATACCTTTACTGAGCGGACCTACGAAGGCATTGATCTCAAACGGGAGCAGCTCTATCAGACCTGTGAAAATGCCGGGGTCGCCCTCACTGTCATGAAGGGTTATGCCGCCGGGGTGTTATTCAGTGAGGAAGAGTCGCCTTTTGGAAAGGCTCTGACACCGGTGCAATGCCTCCATTACGCATTAACCCGGCCGGCGGTGGCTTCCGTGATGGTAGGGGTATCCAGTCAGGAACAGATATTAGCGGCCGTTGCCTATGGAAAAGCCAGTGATACCGAAAAAGACTATAGTGAAGTGCTGGCAAACGCCCCTGACACTTCATTCCGAGGCCATTGCATGTATTGCGGTCACTGTGCCCCCTGCACAAAAAAGATTGATATCGCTGCGGTGAATAAATATCTGGATCTGGCCTTGATTCAAGACGCCGTTCCGGAGACTCTCAAAAATCATTATGAATTACTCAACCACCATGCCGGGGAATGTATTGAATGCGGTGAGTGTATGAAAAATTGCCCTTTTGGAGTGGAGATTATAAAGAAGATGAAGCAGGCCGTTGGGGTTTTTGGGGAATAATTTTCATGCTCAAAATCAAATATCTGACAAAAAAATTAAACCCGTTTATCAAAGATTATCTCTAGGACAAACGGGTTTTGAAATGATTAATGATTCTTTTTGGCAGGGTCGATGAATTTTCGGTAATGCTCGGGGAAGTCTTCAAGCGCCATTGTATCAAAAATGGAGCAGGTGCCCGCATCTTTTGCGGTTTGATAATACCAGCATTTAAAATTGAGCATATCAAGCATCTCCTGCATTTCTTGCATTTGTTGGATGACGGAATCCCGCTGTGATCCCATAATCGCCAGACGGTCATCAATGGTGGTATCCCCTTCCATACAGCAGTCCATGAAATGTTTGATGCCCTTGATGGACATCCCGGTTTTCTTTAGACAATCGATCATTTTTAACCAGGACATATCTTCATCTCTGAACATTCTAATCCCGCTGCCAGATCGCTCAAGAAAAGGCAATAATCCCTCTTTATCATAATATCTTAATGTCGAAGGCGCCACATTAATTTGCTTGGCGGCTTCGCCGACGGTATAAATCATAATAATTCCTCCCAAAATTTAAAAAAAAAGCTTGACTTAAAGTTGACTTTAGGTTGTACAATGATGTTGAACTTACTGAACAGAGTATAGCACATTCAGATTTGAAATTCAATAGATGCAATAAATTAAAAAATAGGGTTAATGAGGTGACGTGAAAAATGGATATTAATAATTTTCTGGAACAGTTGAATCGGGGAACGGTGGTTGAAGGTGGCTCGGAAGTGCACCTGATGATGCATGCCATCTCCCAGGAAGCACTGAAACTGACAACTGACCTCAATGGCAGCTATCATCCGCCGGAAGAAATCCGCGAAATTTTTTCCCGATTGATGAGAAAACCAGTAGACGAAACTTTTGGATTGTTTCCGCCATTTTCTACCGATTGTGGTAAAAATATTCACGTCGGCAAAAATGTGTTTATCAATTCAGGTTGCCGTTTTCAGGATCAGGGCGGCATCTTTATTGGGGATGGTGTTCTCATCGGCCATAATGTGGTGTTAGCTACCCTCAACCACGATAGTAATCCGCAAAAACGCGGCGATATGTATCCAGCTCCGATCCGAATTGGGAATAATGTCTGGATTGGTGCCCAGGTCACGGTGCTTCCCGGGGTTACCATTGGTGATGGCGCCATTGTTGCGGCCGGAGCGGTGGTAACCAGAGATGTGCAGGCTAATGTGATTGTCGGTGGAGTCCCGGCCAAGATCATCAAAAAGATTGAAGTTAATCAGAAATAAATAGCGATATTCCGGCAGCGCTGAAGGATTTTCAGAAAATGCAGGATGAAGGGCCAGCCTGGGGCTGATACCAGCTGGCTAGAGGATTCGGTGGTCTAAGTATGGGAACATTATATAAAATGATAAAAATGCAATAAATTAATTTATGGAGATTTTAAGATGAATTTAAATAACAAAAAGAGAAATTATGTGGATGAAAGTGGTATGAACAAAAAGACTTTTACCGTTAGTGAAAAGGTAACAATTGAAAAGGTCACCTTTAACAACCGCTACGGGATTACGATTGCGGCAGATATGTACCGATCGAAAGAATTTGATCAAACCAGAAAATATCCGGCAATTATCGTCGGGACCCCTTTTGGTGGCGTTAAGGAGCAGGGGGCAGGGATTTATGCTCAAGAAATGGCACAGCGTGGTTTTGTAGCCATCGCTTTTGATGAATCCTACAACGGCGAAAGCAGCGGAGAGCCCCGCCGGATTTCATCGCCGGATATCTTTACTGAAGATTTCAGTGCGGCTGTGGACTACATCGGTACCCGACCTTATGTGGACAGAAGCCGGATTGGCGTCATTGGAATTTGCGGCAGCGGTGGTTTCGCCTGCACGGCGGCTCAGGTTGACAGTCGGATTAAAGAGGTTGCAACTGTAAGTATGTACGATATGAGCAGAGTGATACGTAATGGATGGCAGGACTCAATGACGGATGCTGAACGCAAACAAGCCCTTGAGCAGCTCAGTGAACAACGCTGGAAAGATGTTGAAAGTGGAACACCGGCGTTAACACCCACTTATCCGGATCAACCAATGGATGAGATGCCAGCGGGATTGGATCCCATTTCCAGTGAATTCTTTGGTTATTATGGAATGAAGCGTGGATTTCATCCTAATGCCAAAGGCGCATTTACGGTTACCAGTGCGATGTCATTTATGAATTTTCCACTGCTGAACTACATCAACACGATCTCACCAAGGCCAATTTTGTTTATAATTGGGGAACATGCCAACTCCCGATATTTTAGTGAAGATGCCTATAAAATGGCGGCGGAACCGAAAGAATTGTATGTCGTTTCAGAGGCTGGGCATGTCGATCTTTATGATCGAACAGAGCTAATTCCATTTGATAAATTAGAATCCTTTTTTATAGAAAGTTTATAGTCAGGATTAGGATAATTAACATTCGATAACACTTGAACCGTAGTGAAAGGGTTGTTGGCGAGGTTCTGGCAACCTTGAATGAAAGTAAGGAGGAAACCGGTTGCGCAATATGAAAAAGATATTTTTAATTTTGGGTTTATTGACCTTGTGCTTGTGTTTGGTGGCCTGCGATAGTGGGCAAACCCAGAAAAGCGAGTCGGTTAATCAAGAAAATACAGCGACAGTTAGTGATCCGGAAACAACTGAAGAAAAAGTGGCGGTAAATCTACCAGCGATGAATAATATAAAGATAACAGTAAATGGCCAGGAATTTTCAGCGACGCTTTATGATAATCAGACAACCCAGAATTTCGTCAAAAAACTGCCGTTGACCATTGACATGAGTGAACTCAACGGCAATGAAAAGTTTTATTATTTGGAGGAGCCTTTACCTGTAGCAGCTGAACAGATTGGAGAAATCCGAGCGGGTGATCTGATGCTGTATGGTGATGATTGTCTTGTTTTATTCTATGAAAATTTTTCAAGCGCTTATCGTTATACCCGAATCGGAGCTATTGAAAATGCAGAAGGGTTAGCCGAAGCGGTTGGGGATGGAGCGGTTAAAATTGCGTTCAGTTTATCTGGCGATCAATCGGCGGGAGAATAAAAAAAGGAGTAAAACAACATGGAAAAACAAGCACTGGAAAAGGTATCCGATTTTGCATTAGGTGAGGAAAACCTGGAACCGGTGACTGATGAGGCGTATAACAAACTAAAAATCCAGTAAAAACAGAACCATCAATTGTGGGGGAATTCCTTGATTCATCGTCTTTTTCTATTGTTTAAAAAAATAATAAATTCGCTTGACCTGAAGTTGAGTTAAGGGTTTATAGTGGAAATATCAAATAAATACCATTGATGATAGGAGAAAAACGATGAAATTAACCGTGATTACAGGAAGTCCTCATAAAAAAGGAACAACCGCTTTATTGGCCGATAAATTTATTGAAGGAGCAAAGGAAGCCGGACATGAGGTGATTCGCTTTGACGCTGCCTTTGAAAATGTCAAACCTTGTCTAGCCTGTGAGTATTGTGCCAGCCATGATGGGGAGTGTATTCACAAAGATACAATGAATGACTTGAGCAAGCAGCTGGTGGAAACCGAACTGATTGTATTTGTTACGCCGCTTTACTATTTTGGTATGTCAGCCCAGATCAAAGCCGTCATCGACCGTTTCCATGCCAGCAATGCCAAAATTGTCGGGAATAAAAAAGCGATGCTGTTGGCGGCTGCCTATGGCGCCGATGATTGGACGATGGAAGGGTTGGAGAAAACGTACGAATCGATGTTGCGTTTTCTGGCCTGGGAAGATGCCGGAAAACTCATGGCAATTGGATGCCCGGTTCGAGAGTTGCTGGGACAAACCGATTACCCTCAGCAGGCTTATGAAATGGGAAAAAAATTATAATGAAATTTGGAGAATAAAACTATGCCAGTGATTACATTAGAATCAGGAAAACTGAATACGGATCAAAAGAGACAATTGGTCAAAGAATTTACCGATACCGCCGCAAAAGTAATGCAAATACCGGAACAGGCCTTTTTCGTCTTCTTGAAGGAAAATGAAATGGAGAATATCGGAGTTGGCGGGGCGCTTCTGTCTGAACGACAGTCCTAAAGAAAGACCGTTTTTAAAAACTGTTGATTATTTCGACCGGAATGATGCCATATATGCTAAAAAAGCATGGTGAAAGGAGAAAAATCGATGACGATTAAGGAAGCCGCTGAAAGAACCGGCATTTCGATTGACAATTTGCGTTATTACGAGCGGATTGGCTTGTTTCCGGAAATCCCGAGAAATTCATCTGGGATGAGGGATTATGATGAGATGTCATTGAACTGGATTGACTTTGCCATGCGCTTTAAACGCGGCGGCATGTCGCTGGAAGCTATTCGGGAATATATTCAACTGGCGCTGCGGGGAGAAGCCACAAAGCCAGCCAGAAAAGAGATCTTGCTGGACGCAAAAAAAGACTTGGAGAAAAAAATGGCTGAAATTCTGGAAAGTCTGGATGTCATCAACTATAAACTGGATACCTACGAGCAGAAATGTGAACCAATTACGATGGACATGGTGAATGCCTGGAAAGAACAGCAGCATTAAATAGTGATGAGTCATTGCGAAGATGCCATTAAATCAGGTAGTAGTTGTGACTGGGTTTTATGCCACCGAATATCATTGACGGTGGCATTTCTGGCCAGAATCATTAAAAGATCGAAAGCGATCCCAAAAATGAAGTGGCCAGATAAACAAAATAGCGATTGAAAAATTGGAGGAAATAATGATTTATCAGGATTTTAAAGACAAAAAACTGTCAGCTCTGGGTTTTGGGGGGATGCGATTACCCACCATCGGTGAAGGCTATTTTGCCCCGGTTAATCAGGAAGAAGCGGCCAAGATGGTCGATGTTGCCATCAAGAACGGGGTGAACTACTTTGATACCGCCTATGCCTATCATGGTGGTGACTCGGAACGGGCGATGGGAGAAATTCTTAAAAATTATTCCCGGGACAGTTTCTATCTGGCCAGCAAGTTCCCCGGCTATGAGGTTCGGGAAAGCTGGGATGCGAAAGCTCAGTTTGAAGAGCAATTGGAAAAATGCGGCGTCGATTATTTTGACTTTTATCTGATCCATAACGTTTATGAGCGAAACATCGATGTTTATTTTGACGAACGTTGGGGCATTGTTGAATATCTGATTGAGCAGAAGAAAAAAGGCCGCATTAAACATCTGGGTTTCTCGACCCATGGTCTCAAACCAACCATTGAGCGTTTCCTTGGGCGCTACGGGGAAGATATGGAATTCTGCCAGATTCAGCTCAATTATCTGGACTGGAAGCTACAGAAAGCGAATGAAGTTTATGAAATGCTGGTCGAAAAAAACATACCAATTTGGGTGATGGAACCAGTGCGAGGCGGAGCTCTGGCCAACTTTTCCGACGACCAGACTAAAAAACTGCGTGAACTACGGCCAGATGAAAGCAGCGCTGCCTGGGCTTTCCGTTTTCTGCAGGGGCTTTCTGGCATCAAGATGATTTTATCCGGGATGTCAAACATGGAACAGCTGAAGGACAACCTGAAAACCTTTGAGGATTTAAAACCTCTGACTGAAAAAGAACTGGTGGTGGTTGAGGAAATTAGAGACGGCATGTTGACGATGCTGCCCTGTACCGGCTGTAAATACTGCTGTGCGGAATGTCCGCAAGAGCTGGACATTCCAACACTGTTGCATCATTACAATGACCACAAATTCCAGCCGGGCTTCATCGCACCAATGGCCATTGCCGGAATGGACGAGGAAAAGCGACCGGGTTCCTGCATTGAATGTGGCCAATGCAAACAGGTCTGCCCGCAAAATATTGATATCCCCACAGCTTTGAGAGATTTCCAGAAAATGCTTGATGAAGCACCGGCCTGGTAAGACTGTCGGCTTAAATCGTCACGAAAGCACAAAATAATATACATAGGAGGGATCAGGTATGAGTAAAGAATTAGTCGCCTATTTTTCAGCCAGCGGTGTAACTGCACAGGTTGCCAAGACATTGGCAGAGGCTGTCAACGCGGATATTTATCAAATTAAACCGGCAGTACCCTATACACCGGCGGATTTAAACTGGAGGGATAAAAAGAGCCGCAGTACCTTGGAAATGGAAGATCCGACCTCACGACCGGAGCTAGAGGATAAGAATACGGATGTAGAAAATTATGACGTTATTTTCCTGGGGTTTCCCATTTGGTGGTATGTCGCACCGCATCTCGTTAACACTTTTCTGGAGACTTACGATTTTTCGAACAAGACCATTGTGCTGTTTGCAACTTCCGGCGGCAGCGGCTTTGGAAAAACCATTAAAAACCTGAAAGATAGTGTTTCAGCAATAACAACCATTAAAGAAGGCAGACTGCTTAATAAAAGAATGTCACCAGATGAGCTGGCCACATGGGTTAAGCAACTGGAGTTATAAAGAAAACGAAACGAAATTAAAAAATCAGCCCATTGTGCCGATACACAATGAGCTGATTTTTGTCATTAAGTTTTTATACCATCTTTGACAATTCCCAGAAATATCATATTACAAATGCAAAACGCATTGAATCATTTTCAGCGCACTTAGTTCAGAACAGCATCGATAAAAGCAGTTCGTTAATAACAATCTCCAGGGTTTCGTCATCCATTTCCGGTTGATGTTGTTTTTTCAATTCTTCGATTAATTGTTCAACTGTTTTTTCTGTTTCCATCAGGCACCTCAGTATTTGGCGTAGTCGTGGACAAATTCATGAACGGCTTTGATATTTTCGTATTGACCGTCATTTAAAGAGAGTAGAATTTTATCGGTCGCGAAGATAAATCCGCCACCAGGGGCACAATCGTCAATGATTCGTTTAGCCTTATCAAGGCAGTGTTGTCGGGTGCCATAGGACAATAAAGAAATCGGCATGCCACCAGCAACACAAATCCGGTTACCGACCCGTTTTTTTATTTCTTTAAGATCCCCATATTCAAAAATTCCGACGATATTACCGTCGGGAAACTCCTGGATATAATCCAAATAAGGGGTCCAGTCACTTTCCAGAAAAAGACAGACCGTATAACCGGCCTGGCAATAGATATCAAGAACCTGAATCAGAAAAGGCAGATAAAAGGTCTCAAAATCCTTCGGCTTCAGACAGGTGCCAAAATGGAGGGGGATAAATACATAATGACCATCACCGGGGGTGGGATAACTCTTCATTTTTATTTCGGCGACAAAAGCGGTCAATACTGCCGAAGCTTCAAGGAAAAGCTGAGGATGACGGTAGATATCCGTAATCACGCCCTGAAATCCCCGGAAAAAATCATGAAGCATATCTGGGCCAAAACAAGTGCCGATATCTGTTAAAACGGGCAGCGAAAGAATCTGCTCTGTTTTTGTGATTAAT
This window encodes:
- a CDS encoding aldo/keto reductase translates to MEYRILGRTGIKVSEIGIGGEGFENRSFEDCEALIDCAMKNGINFFDVYNSNPEVRNNLGKALSKYPRDTFVIEGHLGSVWDDGQYRRSRKIKEIVPAFMDLLARMQLEYIDVGMIHYVDEKSDFDQIFHGEIIVYAQELKRQGHIKALGLSTHNPDIAMMAVDSGLIDVILFSINPAYDMLPASEDVNILFEGDTFTERTYEGIDLKREQLYQTCENAGVALTVMKGYAAGVLFSEEESPFGKALTPVQCLHYALTRPAVASVMVGVSSQEQILAAVAYGKASDTEKDYSEVLANAPDTSFRGHCMYCGHCAPCTKKIDIAAVNKYLDLALIQDAVPETLKNHYELLNHHAGECIECGECMKNCPFGVEIIKKMKQAVGVFGE
- the larB gene encoding nickel pincer cofactor biosynthesis protein LarB, whose translation is METQEILKKVKTGEISVEEAELFFRRQPFEEMGYAKLDTHRKMRSGFAEVIFCSGKADAHLLNIFGKLYEEDGEVMGTQASHHQYEMIKAAYPEVAYDEISRIIKIEKPGKKRVGKIAVCSAGTADIPVAEEAAQTAEYFGSHVERLYDVGVAGIHRILSQLDVIQSANCVIAVAGMEGALASVIGGLVDKPVIGVPTSVGYGASLGGISALLTMINSCANGISVVNIDNGYGAGYTATQINRLGVRS
- a CDS encoding MerR family transcriptional regulator, which gives rise to MTIKEAAERTGISIDNLRYYERIGLFPEIPRNSSGMRDYDEMSLNWIDFAMRFKRGGMSLEAIREYIQLALRGEATKPARKEILLDAKKDLEKKMAEILESLDVINYKLDTYEQKCEPITMDMVNAWKEQQH
- a CDS encoding flavodoxin family protein — protein: MKLTVITGSPHKKGTTALLADKFIEGAKEAGHEVIRFDAAFENVKPCLACEYCASHDGECIHKDTMNDLSKQLVETELIVFVTPLYYFGMSAQIKAVIDRFHASNAKIVGNKKAMLLAAAYGADDWTMEGLEKTYESMLRFLAWEDAGKLMAIGCPVRELLGQTDYPQQAYEMGKKL
- a CDS encoding flavodoxin; its protein translation is MSKELVAYFSASGVTAQVAKTLAEAVNADIYQIKPAVPYTPADLNWRDKKSRSTLEMEDPTSRPELEDKNTDVENYDVIFLGFPIWWYVAPHLVNTFLETYDFSNKTIVLFATSGGSGFGKTIKNLKDSVSAITTIKEGRLLNKRMSPDELATWVKQLEL
- a CDS encoding alpha/beta hydrolase, whose product is MNLNNKKRNYVDESGMNKKTFTVSEKVTIEKVTFNNRYGITIAADMYRSKEFDQTRKYPAIIVGTPFGGVKEQGAGIYAQEMAQRGFVAIAFDESYNGESSGEPRRISSPDIFTEDFSAAVDYIGTRPYVDRSRIGVIGICGSGGFACTAAQVDSRIKEVATVSMYDMSRVIRNGWQDSMTDAERKQALEQLSEQRWKDVESGTPALTPTYPDQPMDEMPAGLDPISSEFFGYYGMKRGFHPNAKGAFTVTSAMSFMNFPLLNYINTISPRPILFIIGEHANSRYFSEDAYKMAAEPKELYVVSEAGHVDLYDRTELIPFDKLESFFIESL
- a CDS encoding DapH/DapD/GlmU-related protein; this translates as MDINNFLEQLNRGTVVEGGSEVHLMMHAISQEALKLTTDLNGSYHPPEEIREIFSRLMRKPVDETFGLFPPFSTDCGKNIHVGKNVFINSGCRFQDQGGIFIGDGVLIGHNVVLATLNHDSNPQKRGDMYPAPIRIGNNVWIGAQVTVLPGVTIGDGAIVAAGAVVTRDVQANVIVGGVPAKIIKKIEVNQK
- a CDS encoding aldo/keto reductase; the encoded protein is MIYQDFKDKKLSALGFGGMRLPTIGEGYFAPVNQEEAAKMVDVAIKNGVNYFDTAYAYHGGDSERAMGEILKNYSRDSFYLASKFPGYEVRESWDAKAQFEEQLEKCGVDYFDFYLIHNVYERNIDVYFDERWGIVEYLIEQKKKGRIKHLGFSTHGLKPTIERFLGRYGEDMEFCQIQLNYLDWKLQKANEVYEMLVEKNIPIWVMEPVRGGALANFSDDQTKKLRELRPDESSAAWAFRFLQGLSGIKMILSGMSNMEQLKDNLKTFEDLKPLTEKELVVVEEIRDGMLTMLPCTGCKYCCAECPQELDIPTLLHHYNDHKFQPGFIAPMAIAGMDEEKRPGSCIECGQCKQVCPQNIDIPTALRDFQKMLDEAPAW
- a CDS encoding MerR family transcriptional regulator, which translates into the protein MIYTVGEAAKQINVAPSTLRYYDKEGLLPFLERSGSGIRMFRDEDMSWLKMIDCLKKTGMSIKGIKHFMDCCMEGDTTIDDRLAIMGSQRDSVIQQMQEMQEMLDMLNFKCWYYQTAKDAGTCSIFDTMALEDFPEHYRKFIDPAKKNH
- the larC gene encoding nickel pincer cofactor biosynthesis protein LarC is translated as MSQTLYLECYSGISGDMTVAALLDLGADQRVLDSALKSLPITGFETIISRVKKAGLDVCDFQVILDHDNHDHDMTYLHGDHHHHHGDEQGYSDNVSELTHHHDHQEKKSHSHANRGLSEIVEIINQAQLTDHAKELAIRIFSIIADAEAKAHGVGRERVHFHEVGAVDSIVDIVAVAVCLDNLDIREVIVPEVYEGRGFVRCQHGTIPIPVPTVTHIAASHQLNLHITSTVGELITPTGAAIVAAIKTSDQLPKQFAIEKTGIGAGKRTYDRPSLLRAMLITDKTKKQDGIYKLETNIDDCGGEILGFVMERLFEAGARDVHYIPVYMKKNRPAYLLNVICTKADIETLEQIIFEETTTIGIRRIQMESIGLKRTIKSIPTSLGEAQVKVCELESGKRIYPEYASVVELCEKNKMAYQDAYHIIKKECEATEGIGELKLVELNQFELPLSS
- the dmpI gene encoding 4-oxalocrotonate tautomerase DmpI is translated as MPVITLESGKLNTDQKRQLVKEFTDTAAKVMQIPEQAFFVFLKENEMENIGVGGALLSERQS
- a CDS encoding uroporphyrinogen decarboxylase family protein is translated as MSRSELYEQRIKRFNLAFRRQTPDRVPIIFLSEMWPVHYCGLSPSDVLNNPLLFFEAFEKTFSDIYVDGLYGLGNLWIEPLFKALSNTGSYVLKDGIINYETRNSVFMNISDYDSLIKNPRNFILNRFFPKKFEVLKNGDSTSFNALNQAFEIFNDYRNKNKELITKTEQILSLPVLTDIGTCFGPDMLHDFFRGFQGVITDIYRHPQLFLEASAVLTAFVAEIKMKSYPTPGDGHYVFIPLHFGTCLKPKDFETFYLPFLIQVLDIYCQAGYTVCLFLESDWTPYLDYIQEFPDGNIVGIFEYGDLKEIKKRVGNRICVAGGMPISLLSYGTRQHCLDKAKRIIDDCAPGGGFIFATDKILLSLNDGQYENIKAVHEFVHDYAKY
- a CDS encoding cyclophilin-like fold protein — protein: MKKIFLILGLLTLCLCLVACDSGQTQKSESVNQENTATVSDPETTEEKVAVNLPAMNNIKITVNGQEFSATLYDNQTTQNFVKKLPLTIDMSELNGNEKFYYLEEPLPVAAEQIGEIRAGDLMLYGDDCLVLFYENFSSAYRYTRIGAIENAEGLAEAVGDGAVKIAFSLSGDQSAGE